In the Flagellimonas sp. MMG031 genome, one interval contains:
- a CDS encoding DUF4197 domain-containing protein, producing MKKIILSAVVLLLMSCAELQQVVNQLPQGTSGIGNEQIAQGLREALNMGIDKQVNKLALENGFFKNELVKILLPEELQKVDKTLRDIGLSSLADEGLRIINRAAEDAVGEATPIFVEAVKGITFNDARQILLGNDNAATQYLQQATKTQLYNKFNPIIKQSFQKVGADQIWSNIITKYNNLPLTNDVNPDLTDYTTNEALEGVYAMIAVEEKEIRTKVSSRTTDLLKKVFALQD from the coding sequence ATGAAGAAAATAATCCTAAGTGCCGTTGTGCTGCTGCTAATGAGCTGCGCCGAACTGCAACAGGTCGTAAACCAATTGCCCCAAGGAACATCGGGCATTGGCAACGAACAGATAGCCCAAGGTCTGCGGGAAGCCTTGAATATGGGCATTGACAAACAGGTCAATAAATTGGCGCTAGAAAACGGTTTTTTTAAGAACGAGCTGGTAAAAATCTTGCTCCCCGAAGAATTGCAAAAGGTAGACAAAACGCTACGTGATATTGGATTGTCGAGTTTGGCCGACGAGGGGCTGCGCATCATCAACAGGGCCGCAGAGGATGCCGTTGGGGAGGCGACCCCGATTTTTGTAGAGGCTGTGAAAGGCATCACGTTCAACGACGCCAGGCAAATTCTACTGGGGAACGATAATGCCGCCACCCAATATTTGCAGCAGGCCACTAAAACCCAGCTGTACAATAAATTCAATCCCATTATCAAGCAATCGTTCCAAAAAGTAGGTGCAGACCAGATTTGGAGCAACATCATCACCAAATACAACAACCTACCCTTAACCAATGATGTAAACCCCGACCTAACGGACTACACCACCAATGAAGCGCTGGAAGGTGTTTATGCTATGATAGCGGTGGAAGAAAAGGAAATTAGGACAAAAGTTTCGTCCAGAACAACAGATTTGTTAAAAAAAGTGTTCGCTCTACAAGATTAA
- a CDS encoding nucleoside triphosphate pyrophosphohydrolase family protein yields MKRKIKAVELFHNSFGLGVLQQPKANLGPEKNTLRFNLMDEENKEYLEAANSGDLVEVADALGDMLYILCGTILEHGMQYKIEEVFEEIQRSNMSKLGADGKPIYREDGKVLKGPNYFKPDIQTIMDK; encoded by the coding sequence ATGAAACGTAAAATTAAAGCAGTGGAGCTCTTTCACAATTCCTTTGGATTGGGAGTTTTGCAACAACCGAAAGCCAATTTAGGTCCCGAAAAGAACACATTGAGGTTTAATTTAATGGATGAAGAAAATAAGGAATACCTCGAGGCCGCGAACAGTGGCGACCTAGTGGAAGTAGCCGATGCTTTGGGAGATATGCTCTATATTTTGTGCGGAACCATTTTGGAGCATGGCATGCAATATAAAATAGAGGAGGTTTTTGAAGAGATACAGCGTAGTAATATGAGCAAATTGGGTGCCGATGGAAAACCGATATACCGGGAAGATGGAAAAGTGCTCAAAGGACCCAATTATTTTAAACCGGATATACAGACCATCATGGATAAGTAA
- a CDS encoding alpha/beta hydrolase, translating into MIRIMRKAYLLPLLTIFCSVHVFSQQIVLRKGEIIENLPMNDSTQNTYSLYLPKDFTKDKKWPLLLLADLDGNDEKVISMFLNAAEEEGYVLAAPKLYDSISLTNKMVLIGNTIQRVGDMLPIHTDRIYTGGEDSSGRFATLAPVLLNGVNGSLAIGASLANSELINVKKPFHFVGIISKENYNYPYMLTDSKLLDRLKFPNQVLIYDGNGEWPSTAYIRKGLQLFTLDAMGRKWIPKDTMYVENAYKEDLEKVNQLIGIGDFLWAEQYMTEMMSMYGALKNTDSLRSVQRDLRRDREYRVMQRAENAAFLQESILKEDYQYYMEDDMYTHNFNNLGWWNYQMGEIGKFIASAKPFERQMGHRLRGYVNALAEDSITLVLAEEVVDEDALAFLYMLKTILDPEDTEYYFKIISLSAKNDDFGTSLFYLEELLKKGYKDREKIYSLEDTALLRITPEFNEMVSKYLEDARYDIKIEDN; encoded by the coding sequence ATGATAAGAATTATGAGAAAAGCATATCTGTTACCGCTCCTGACTATTTTTTGCTCCGTTCACGTTTTTTCGCAACAAATAGTGCTTCGAAAAGGGGAGATTATCGAAAACCTTCCCATGAACGATTCCACCCAAAACACCTATTCATTATATCTCCCAAAGGATTTTACCAAAGATAAAAAGTGGCCGCTCCTTTTGTTGGCCGATTTGGATGGGAATGATGAAAAGGTGATTTCCATGTTTTTGAACGCTGCAGAGGAGGAGGGATATGTTTTGGCGGCTCCAAAGCTATATGACAGTATTTCGCTGACCAATAAAATGGTGTTGATAGGCAATACCATCCAGCGGGTCGGTGATATGTTGCCCATTCATACGGACCGTATCTACACGGGTGGTGAGGATTCCAGTGGTCGTTTTGCCACGCTGGCACCCGTATTGCTCAATGGGGTAAATGGTTCTTTGGCCATTGGAGCATCACTGGCCAATAGCGAATTGATCAATGTGAAAAAACCATTTCACTTTGTGGGTATTATAAGTAAGGAAAACTATAATTACCCTTATATGCTCACGGATTCCAAGCTCTTGGACCGCTTAAAGTTTCCCAATCAGGTGTTGATCTACGACGGCAACGGGGAATGGCCAAGTACCGCCTATATCCGAAAAGGTCTCCAATTATTCACTTTGGATGCCATGGGCAGAAAGTGGATACCCAAGGATACGATGTACGTTGAAAATGCGTACAAGGAGGACTTGGAAAAGGTCAATCAACTTATCGGAATTGGCGATTTCTTATGGGCGGAGCAGTACATGACCGAGATGATGTCCATGTACGGTGCCCTCAAAAACACGGATTCCTTAAGGTCTGTCCAGCGGGATTTGAGACGCGACAGGGAGTATAGGGTGATGCAGCGTGCCGAAAACGCAGCCTTTTTGCAGGAATCCATTCTAAAGGAGGATTACCAATATTATATGGAGGATGATATGTACACCCATAACTTCAATAATTTGGGATGGTGGAACTATCAAATGGGAGAGATCGGGAAGTTTATAGCCAGTGCGAAACCTTTTGAGAGGCAAATGGGACATCGATTAAGAGGTTACGTGAACGCCTTGGCCGAAGACAGTATTACCCTTGTGCTGGCTGAGGAAGTGGTGGATGAGGACGCGCTCGCTTTTTTATACATGTTGAAAACCATCTTGGATCCCGAGGATACCGAGTATTATTTTAAGATCATTTCATTGAGCGCCAAAAATGATGATTTTGGTACTTCGCTGTTCTACTTGGAGGAACTATTGAAAAAAGGCTACAAGGATCGCGAAAAAATATACAGTTTGGAGGATACGGCGCTCCTGCGTATCACCCCAGAATTTAATGAAATGGTTTCCAAATACTTGGAAGATGCCAGGTACGACATTAAGATTGAGGACAATTAA
- the crcB gene encoding fluoride efflux transporter CrcB encodes MKQALLVFLGGGFGSVLRYLISKSLNPVFQNFFLGTFLVNIVGCFLIGLFLGLSAKGNLLSYNNTIFLATGFCGGFTTFSAFAFEKHSLLKNGDLLPFAIYMVSSIIIGVLAVVLGLWLSKQL; translated from the coding sequence ATGAAACAGGCCTTACTTGTTTTTTTGGGCGGGGGATTTGGAAGCGTATTGCGCTATCTCATCTCAAAATCTCTTAATCCCGTTTTCCAAAATTTTTTTCTGGGCACCTTCTTGGTAAACATTGTTGGTTGTTTCCTCATTGGACTATTCTTGGGGTTATCTGCCAAAGGCAACTTGCTATCCTATAACAACACTATATTTTTAGCCACGGGATTTTGTGGAGGCTTCACCACTTTTTCCGCATTTGCTTTTGAAAAACATTCCCTTTTAAAAAATGGCGACCTACTGCCTTTCGCCATTTACATGGTTTCCAGCATCATTATAGGCGTATTGGCCGTAGTTTTGGGGCTTTGGCTATCCAAACAACTATAA
- the purU gene encoding formyltetrahydrofolate deformylase yields MKLTILIHCPDQSGIIRSVTTFVHQQQGNVVYLDQHVDKQAGVFFMRLKSEFEQEIDLTQFKEDFGQELATRFQMEWDAYTDGYKPKMAIFVSKYNHCLYDLLSRYNSGELAVEVPFILSNHKDLEYVAHQFDIPYFHVPVTKENKAEAEDKQLELLAEYGADFIVLARYMQIVSPKVIDVFPQKIINIHHSFLPAFAGAKPYHAAFERGVKIIGATSHYVTEDLDEGPIIEQDVTAVSHTHSVKDFIAKGRDLERIVLSRAVQLHVARKTMVYNNKTVIFS; encoded by the coding sequence ATGAAACTGACCATTCTCATTCATTGTCCCGACCAATCGGGAATCATTCGTTCGGTGACCACTTTCGTCCATCAACAACAAGGAAATGTAGTGTATTTGGACCAACATGTGGACAAACAGGCCGGGGTATTTTTTATGCGTTTGAAAAGCGAGTTCGAACAGGAAATCGACCTGACTCAATTCAAGGAGGATTTTGGTCAAGAACTGGCAACACGGTTTCAAATGGAATGGGACGCTTACACGGATGGGTACAAACCAAAAATGGCCATTTTCGTTTCCAAATACAACCATTGCCTTTATGATTTGCTCAGCCGATACAATTCTGGAGAGCTAGCCGTAGAAGTTCCCTTTATTTTGAGCAACCACAAGGATTTGGAGTATGTGGCCCATCAATTCGACATTCCGTATTTTCATGTTCCGGTGACCAAGGAAAACAAAGCCGAAGCTGAGGATAAACAATTGGAATTGTTGGCTGAATATGGAGCAGACTTTATCGTTTTGGCCAGATACATGCAAATTGTATCACCAAAGGTGATTGACGTTTTTCCGCAAAAAATCATTAATATTCACCATTCGTTCTTACCGGCCTTTGCGGGCGCTAAACCCTACCACGCTGCATTTGAGCGAGGGGTAAAAATCATTGGCGCCACCAGTCATTACGTAACGGAAGACTTGGACGAAGGACCCATTATTGAGCAGGATGTTACGGCCGTTTCGCACACCCATTCCGTGAAGGATTTCATCGCCAAGGGCAGGGATTTGGAGCGCATTGTACTTTCCCGTGCGGTGCAGCTTCACGTAGCCCGCAAAACAATGGTCTACAATAACAAAACCGTTATTTTTTCATAA
- the amt gene encoding ammonium transporter, translating to MIIQEQEAIDKAVEAITGDMGALWITLAAILVFFMQAGFTLLEIGFTRSKNTGNIIMKNVMDLAVGSVMFWAVGYAIMYGSDLVGGGFFRSSPSDQGYFFFSADDWYNLFFQTVFCATAATIVSGAIAGRTKFSTYLIFSAVLTTLIYPISGSWYWPFDDDAWLNTAGFVDFAGSSVVHAVGGAAALVAAILVGPRIGKYVDGKAQAIPGHNMAFGALGVFILWLGWFGFNGGSQLAWGGDDTIAATSVIINTNLAAAIGAIGALFFTWARYGKADISMTLNGALAGLVGITAGCGSVNAWGALAIGLLCGIVVVISIEFIDKKLKIDDPVGAISVHGVCGFLGTVLIGLFALDGGLFYGGGGKLLWVQTYGSLAYILWAAVASFIVLFILKKTIGLRVSEKEEVEGLDIHEHGVESYPEHISQDK from the coding sequence ATGATTATTCAAGAACAAGAAGCGATAGATAAAGCCGTGGAAGCCATTACTGGCGACATGGGTGCATTGTGGATTACCCTTGCGGCCATTTTGGTCTTTTTTATGCAGGCAGGGTTCACATTGTTGGAAATAGGTTTTACCCGTAGCAAGAATACTGGTAACATTATTATGAAAAACGTTATGGATTTGGCCGTTGGTTCGGTCATGTTCTGGGCAGTAGGTTATGCCATTATGTATGGTAGCGACCTTGTAGGTGGAGGATTTTTTAGATCAAGTCCATCGGACCAAGGATACTTCTTTTTTAGTGCGGACGATTGGTACAACCTGTTTTTCCAAACGGTATTCTGTGCCACAGCCGCAACCATTGTATCTGGAGCAATTGCAGGTAGAACCAAATTTTCAACCTATTTGATTTTCTCTGCCGTACTTACCACGTTGATCTACCCAATTTCCGGTAGCTGGTATTGGCCATTTGATGACGATGCTTGGTTGAACACCGCAGGATTTGTTGATTTTGCCGGTTCTTCCGTAGTACACGCCGTAGGTGGTGCCGCTGCATTGGTGGCTGCCATTTTAGTGGGGCCAAGAATTGGTAAATACGTAGACGGGAAAGCGCAGGCAATCCCTGGTCACAACATGGCTTTCGGAGCATTGGGTGTATTCATCCTTTGGTTGGGATGGTTCGGATTTAACGGTGGTTCCCAATTGGCTTGGGGCGGTGACGATACCATCGCAGCGACCAGTGTTATCATCAATACCAACTTAGCTGCCGCCATTGGTGCCATTGGTGCCCTGTTCTTTACATGGGCCAGATACGGAAAAGCTGATATTTCCATGACATTGAACGGCGCTTTGGCCGGTTTGGTAGGTATTACTGCCGGATGTGGTTCTGTAAACGCATGGGGAGCACTTGCCATTGGTCTACTATGCGGTATCGTAGTGGTAATCTCCATTGAATTTATCGATAAAAAACTTAAGATTGACGACCCAGTAGGTGCGATTTCCGTTCACGGAGTTTGCGGATTCCTTGGAACCGTTCTTATTGGCCTTTTTGCACTGGACGGTGGATTGTTCTACGGTGGTGGTGGAAAACTGCTTTGGGTACAGACCTACGGCTCATTGGCTTACATACTTTGGGCAGCCGTTGCATCCTTCATAGTACTTTTCATTTTGAAGAAAACCATTGGATTGCGAGTGTCCGAAAAAGAGGAGGTCGAAGGTTTGGATATCCATGAACACGGTGTGGAATCTTATCCAGAACACATTTCTCAAGACAAATAA
- a CDS encoding DUF1684 domain-containing protein, giving the protein MKYAVLLLAIGLVACGRGKKYHDEEDTVTATSDLVAEILEYQKQQNENFKDPDSSPLPDKYRKDFESLDFFEPDTSYIVKARFERTPDAEPFLMPTTTDRQTQEVVYGIAHFSLNGKAHQLEVYQSLGLLDDEEFEDYLFLPFMDETNGEETYGGGRYIDLSIPDGDTLVIDFNRAYNPYCVYNKKFSCPLVPRQNYLRTEVRAGEKNFNKD; this is encoded by the coding sequence ATGAAATATGCAGTCTTACTTTTGGCAATTGGCTTGGTGGCCTGTGGTAGAGGTAAAAAGTACCACGACGAGGAAGACACAGTTACCGCCACATCTGATTTGGTAGCAGAAATCTTGGAATACCAAAAACAGCAGAACGAAAATTTCAAAGACCCCGATTCTTCTCCCTTACCCGATAAATACCGAAAGGATTTTGAGAGTTTGGACTTCTTTGAGCCCGATACCTCTTACATTGTAAAGGCCAGGTTTGAAAGAACTCCTGATGCCGAACCTTTTTTGATGCCAACAACAACAGATAGGCAGACTCAGGAAGTTGTCTACGGCATTGCCCATTTTTCGTTGAACGGTAAAGCGCATCAATTGGAAGTGTACCAGAGTTTGGGCCTGCTGGACGATGAGGAATTTGAGGATTACCTTTTTTTGCCTTTTATGGATGAGACCAACGGTGAGGAAACCTACGGTGGTGGTCGGTACATCGACCTTTCCATTCCCGATGGGGATACCCTAGTGATCGATTTTAACCGAGCGTACAATCCCTATTGTGTGTACAACAAAAAGTTCTCCTGCCCTCTAGTGCCAAGGCAAAATTATTTGAGAACTGAGGTGAGAGCAGGAGAGAAAAATTTTAACAAGGATTAA
- a CDS encoding Lrp/AsnC family transcriptional regulator: MKIDDLNWQILHHLQQNARESFANIGRKVGLTPPAVAERVKKMEDLGIVEGYRANISYVEAGYQFKAIIMLRAFMGKLKPFLDKVKTFQEVVNCYRITGNENIIMEVVLRDQSHLEKFIDELIVYGECRTHIVLSNVVGNAPIKKSKSVK; this comes from the coding sequence ATGAAGATAGATGATTTGAATTGGCAAATACTGCATCATTTGCAGCAGAATGCAAGGGAATCGTTTGCCAATATTGGGAGAAAAGTAGGGCTTACGCCACCAGCGGTTGCGGAGCGGGTCAAAAAAATGGAAGATTTGGGCATTGTAGAAGGTTACCGTGCCAACATTTCATACGTGGAGGCCGGATATCAGTTCAAGGCCATCATCATGCTGCGTGCCTTTATGGGAAAGCTCAAACCCTTTTTGGATAAGGTAAAAACGTTTCAGGAGGTCGTAAATTGCTACAGGATCACGGGTAACGAAAATATCATCATGGAGGTGGTGTTGCGGGATCAGTCGCACCTGGAAAAATTTATTGATGAGCTTATCGTCTACGGGGAGTGCCGCACCCATATTGTGCTATCCAATGTTGTTGGGAATGCCCCCATCAAAAAAAGCAAATCAGTGAAGTAG
- a CDS encoding outer membrane beta-barrel protein: protein MKTIINTNFVKFLAIAMIFMVTFSVSAQEEEESKFTLSGSVDAYYRTTTKDGGEATTATFTSFANQTGFALGMANLIGTYDMGDTGVVVDLVFGPRGTEATFNNDVLNGIINQAYVYWNVSESTTLTMGRFNTFLGYEVIAPQANFNYSVSYLFSNGPFSHLGLKADFALSDDVSLMLAVMNPWDTNDISDTGEYSLGGQLGFYDQFLNLYYDSGKSGGLGFEIDYTGGFDITEDFFFGINAAYNDNSETGTGFYGAAIYPQLTTSDSFAIGLRGEYMTFTDDAVEDDSPVLGLTLTGSFTKDNLIIKPEIRLDSWGNDIEPYNDGDGAFTSNQSSFLIAAIYSF, encoded by the coding sequence ATGAAAACGATTATAAATACAAATTTCGTAAAATTTTTGGCTATCGCCATGATTTTCATGGTAACTTTCTCTGTCTCTGCACAGGAGGAAGAAGAATCAAAGTTTACTTTAAGTGGTTCTGTTGACGCTTATTACAGAACTACCACAAAAGATGGAGGCGAAGCTACAACTGCTACTTTTACATCATTTGCAAACCAAACAGGTTTTGCATTAGGTATGGCCAACTTGATAGGTACCTACGATATGGGAGATACAGGTGTTGTGGTTGATTTGGTTTTTGGTCCAAGAGGTACAGAAGCCACTTTTAACAATGATGTACTCAACGGTATCATCAACCAGGCATATGTTTACTGGAATGTTTCCGAAAGCACTACTTTGACCATGGGTCGTTTCAACACCTTTTTAGGATATGAAGTAATCGCTCCACAAGCAAACTTCAACTATAGTGTTTCCTACTTGTTTTCCAACGGACCATTTTCGCACCTGGGCTTAAAAGCAGATTTTGCTTTATCTGATGATGTAAGCTTAATGCTTGCAGTAATGAATCCTTGGGATACCAACGACATCAGTGATACTGGTGAATACTCTTTAGGTGGTCAGTTGGGCTTTTACGATCAATTCTTGAACCTTTACTATGACAGCGGAAAAAGTGGCGGTCTTGGTTTCGAAATTGATTATACCGGCGGATTTGATATCACCGAAGATTTCTTCTTTGGAATCAATGCAGCCTATAACGACAACTCAGAAACTGGAACTGGTTTCTATGGTGCGGCCATTTACCCACAATTAACAACATCTGATAGTTTTGCAATCGGACTTCGTGGGGAATACATGACATTTACCGATGATGCTGTTGAGGATGATTCTCCCGTTCTCGGACTAACCTTGACAGGTAGTTTCACCAAGGACAACCTCATCATCAAACCTGAAATCCGTTTGGATAGCTGGGGGAACGATATAGAGCCTTATAACGACGGTGATGGAGCTTTTACCAGCAATCAATCTTCTTTCTTGATTGCCGCTATTTACTCTTTCTAA
- the pyrF gene encoding orotidine-5'-phosphate decarboxylase: protein MKITDLIAQIRQKKSFLCVGLDTDLDKTPKHLLGEEDPIFAFNKAIIDATHPYCVAYKPNIAFYEAYGLEGWKSLERTMEYINLNHPEIFTIADAKRGDIGNTSTRYAKAFFDTMDFDSITIAPYMGKDSVEPFLAFEDRHTILLALTSNQGAFDFQTKNVGGQELYKEVLSVSKTYKGAERLMYVVGATKADYLADIRKIVPESFLLVPGVGAQGGSLQEVCKYGITKNVGLLVNSSRGIIYASNGTDFAEIAAKKAQEIQQQMEIELDKLG from the coding sequence ATGAAGATAACAGATTTAATTGCCCAAATACGTCAAAAAAAATCGTTTCTCTGTGTAGGTCTTGATACTGACTTGGATAAAACCCCGAAGCATTTGCTGGGGGAGGAAGACCCCATTTTTGCGTTCAATAAGGCCATTATTGATGCTACGCATCCGTACTGTGTGGCCTATAAGCCCAATATCGCTTTTTATGAAGCCTATGGGTTGGAAGGATGGAAATCCTTGGAACGGACCATGGAGTATATCAATCTAAACCACCCGGAAATCTTTACCATTGCCGATGCAAAACGAGGGGATATCGGGAATACCTCTACCCGCTATGCCAAAGCATTTTTTGATACCATGGATTTTGATTCCATCACCATTGCACCTTACATGGGCAAAGATTCGGTAGAACCTTTTCTAGCATTTGAGGATAGGCATACCATTTTATTGGCATTGACTTCTAACCAGGGGGCTTTTGATTTTCAGACCAAAAATGTGGGTGGACAGGAACTCTACAAAGAAGTATTGTCTGTCTCTAAAACGTACAAAGGCGCTGAGCGATTAATGTATGTGGTGGGGGCCACCAAAGCCGATTATTTGGCGGATATCAGAAAAATTGTTCCAGAAAGCTTTTTGTTGGTGCCCGGAGTGGGTGCGCAAGGCGGAAGTTTACAAGAGGTATGCAAGTATGGAATCACCAAGAATGTAGGTTTATTGGTGAATTCTTCCAGAGGAATTATCTATGCATCAAATGGGACTGACTTTGCGGAAATCGCTGCAAAAAAGGCACAGGAAATTCAGCAGCAAATGGAAATTGAGCTGGATAAATTAGGATAG
- a CDS encoding P-II family nitrogen regulator, which yields MKKVEAIIRKSKFDEVKKALHQIEVNFFSYWDVTGVGNEKQGHVYRGISYSTSDIQRRYLVIVVSDDFLEKTVNVLLDTASTGNVGDGKIFVSDVIEVYRIRTKESGSAGIN from the coding sequence ATGAAAAAAGTCGAGGCAATTATTAGAAAATCCAAATTTGATGAGGTAAAAAAAGCCCTGCATCAAATTGAGGTGAACTTCTTTAGTTACTGGGATGTAACTGGAGTTGGAAATGAGAAACAAGGACATGTGTATCGTGGCATATCGTACAGCACTAGCGATATACAGCGAAGGTATTTGGTTATCGTGGTTAGCGATGACTTCCTGGAAAAAACCGTGAATGTTTTATTGGACACCGCAAGTACCGGTAACGTTGGTGATGGAAAAATTTTCGTCTCCGATGTCATCGAGGTCTACAGGATCAGAACCAAGGAAAGCGGAAGCGCAGGAATCAACTAA
- a CDS encoding glycoside hydrolase family 65 protein encodes MNQDYIQPNAWSLIEEGFDKERVKSSESLFSIGNGAMGQRANFEESYSGPTFQGSYIGGVYYPDKTRVGWWKNGYPEYFAKVLNAPNWIGIDVLVDGEPLDLAKCKNVKKFRRELNMKEGWYRRDFEATTANDVEIKVVATRFLSLSHDELGAIHYEVTPLNTDADITFKPYLDAGITNEDSNWDDKFWNTTQITSEKNRAFVESHTMKTHFNVCTFMQAHLVYGEHTKTTPDQLHKGELSIGFEFSQNVKKGEGVSLVKFGGYTVDRNHDAQKLTEAANHVLDAASKLGFEGLLDAQKKAWGEVWEMSDITIEGDVKAQQGIRFNIFQLNQTYTGTDSRLNIGPKGFTGEKYGGSTYWDTEAYCLPFYMATKNQEVARKLLKYRYNHLEKAIENAEKLGFTKGAALYPMVTMNGEECHNEWEITFEEIHRNGAIAYAIFNYTRFTNDQSYIPEMGLEVLIGIARFWQQRVNWSEHRKKYVMLGVTGPNEYENNVNNNWYTNYLAKWCLEYALEQLEQVQQNYPSDYKRVMDKTQLSNDETGLWKKIVAHMYFPYSEEHGVYLQQDGFLDKDLVRVANLDKKERPINQHWSWDRILRSPYIKQADTLQGFYFFEDHFTDAELEKHFDFYESFTVHESSLSPCVHAIQAAKLGRMEQAYTFYLRTSRLDLDDYNKEVEEGLHITSMAGTWMSIVEGFGGMRIQNGTLCFTPQIPQQWESYSFKINFRNRVIKVNVSQKETTFTIDGGADLEIMLNGKPKTLSGS; translated from the coding sequence ATGAATCAAGATTATATACAACCGAATGCATGGAGTCTCATCGAAGAAGGTTTCGACAAGGAACGCGTTAAATCTTCGGAAAGTCTTTTCAGTATCGGAAATGGCGCCATGGGACAACGTGCCAATTTTGAAGAATCCTATTCCGGCCCCACATTCCAAGGGAGCTATATCGGAGGGGTCTATTATCCTGACAAAACCCGCGTTGGGTGGTGGAAAAATGGCTATCCCGAATATTTTGCCAAGGTATTGAACGCTCCCAATTGGATCGGTATTGATGTACTGGTTGATGGTGAGCCGCTGGATTTGGCCAAGTGCAAAAACGTAAAAAAATTTAGGCGGGAACTCAACATGAAGGAAGGTTGGTACCGAAGGGATTTTGAAGCCACTACGGCCAATGATGTTGAAATCAAAGTGGTAGCCACCCGATTTTTAAGTCTTTCCCATGATGAACTGGGGGCGATACACTACGAGGTAACACCATTGAACACCGATGCCGATATCACCTTTAAGCCTTATCTGGACGCTGGCATCACCAACGAGGACAGCAACTGGGACGATAAATTTTGGAACACTACACAGATTACATCGGAAAAAAACCGGGCATTTGTGGAATCTCACACCATGAAAACCCATTTTAATGTGTGCACTTTTATGCAGGCCCACTTGGTGTATGGAGAGCATACCAAAACAACTCCCGACCAACTGCATAAGGGAGAGCTTTCCATTGGGTTTGAGTTTTCCCAAAACGTAAAAAAGGGAGAGGGCGTAAGTTTGGTCAAATTTGGAGGGTATACGGTAGATAGAAACCACGATGCCCAAAAACTGACCGAAGCGGCCAACCATGTTCTTGATGCAGCCTCCAAGCTAGGGTTTGAGGGACTCTTGGACGCCCAAAAGAAAGCATGGGGCGAAGTTTGGGAAATGAGCGATATCACCATTGAAGGTGACGTTAAGGCACAACAAGGTATCCGTTTCAATATTTTCCAGTTGAACCAAACCTATACCGGTACCGATTCCCGTTTGAATATTGGACCCAAAGGGTTTACGGGCGAAAAATATGGCGGTAGCACCTATTGGGATACCGAGGCGTACTGTCTGCCGTTTTATATGGCCACCAAAAATCAGGAGGTTGCCCGTAAGTTGCTGAAGTACCGCTACAACCATTTGGAAAAGGCCATTGAAAATGCCGAAAAACTGGGCTTTACCAAGGGGGCAGCTCTTTATCCCATGGTAACGATGAACGGCGAAGAGTGCCACAACGAATGGGAAATCACCTTTGAGGAAATCCACAGGAACGGTGCCATTGCCTATGCCATTTTTAATTACACACGTTTCACCAACGACCAAAGCTACATTCCCGAAATGGGATTGGAGGTTTTGATTGGTATTGCACGTTTTTGGCAACAGCGAGTCAACTGGTCCGAACATCGAAAAAAGTACGTGATGCTAGGTGTAACAGGACCCAATGAGTACGAAAACAACGTCAATAATAACTGGTACACCAACTATCTGGCCAAATGGTGCTTGGAATATGCTTTGGAGCAATTGGAGCAGGTACAACAAAACTACCCATCCGATTACAAGAGGGTCATGGACAAAACCCAATTAAGCAATGACGAAACCGGACTTTGGAAAAAAATTGTGGCCCACATGTACTTCCCATATTCAGAGGAACATGGCGTATACCTGCAACAAGATGGCTTCTTGGACAAGGATTTGGTGCGGGTGGCCAATTTGGACAAAAAAGAACGACCCATCAACCAACATTGGAGCTGGGACCGCATCCTACGTTCGCCATATATTAAACAGGCTGATACCTTGCAGGGCTTTTACTTTTTTGAGGACCATTTTACGGATGCCGAGCTGGAGAAACATTTTGATTTCTATGAATCGTTTACGGTTCACGAATCATCCTTATCGCCCTGCGTACACGCCATACAAGCAGCAAAGCTGGGCAGAATGGAGCAGGCATATACCTTTTACCTGCGCACTTCACGTTTAGATTTGGACGACTACAATAAAGAGGTGGAAGAAGGACTGCACATCACTTCCATGGCGGGTACTTGGATGAGTATTGTGGAAGGCTTTGGCGGAATGCGCATCCAGAATGGAACCTTGTGCTTCACACCACAAATACCGCAACAATGGGAGTCCTATTCCTTTAAAATCAATTTTAGGAACAGAGTCATTAAAGTGAACGTCAGTCAAAAAGAAACAACGTTTACGATTGATGGAGGAGCGGACCTCGAAATCATGCTGAATGGCAAGCCGAAAACGCTCTCTGGGTCCTAA